The Acropora muricata isolate sample 2 chromosome 7, ASM3666990v1, whole genome shotgun sequence genomic interval CTGAATGAGCATTGAAGTTTTGCACTCGCAGAATTTTAGGTCTACATTCAGTTTTCCACGAAAAATAGTCTGGGTAAACAACCCCAACCTGCCGCCTTCGGAACTTTATTATGAGTCCCAGCCCAACACAAAGGCTCCAGGAGCCTAACAGTGCTTACAACGTATACTATTcatcaagaaaaatgaaattattttgggTATTAATTGATGCAATTTAAGGGTATCTTCAGTTTAACGACTCTCAAGAGAACACTGTGCCTTATCCGCTACTTGTAACGGTTGTGAGCATTATTAGATTACAGTTGTATATGCGGGTAGTTTGAAAGATTTGGTTATCGTTTTCGATAATTTTAAGCCCCTTGCGCGCTATCTATTGTTTCtttcacattttctttttcacatttTGCGAACGAGGTTCTTTTTGCCCATAATTTGATATATtttgtatctttttttaaatattaattgGTTATACGAGTTTATTGTGCTACCTCGCAGGTTAGTCTTCTCATTCTCTTTGTGGAAATCATTGAATTATCCGTGTTTTCCGCAATTTGGGTTTTGGGCTCCCTAAGGTGCCTTTGTCGACCACAAGTGAAACAATATGTGAAATACTGCACGTACTTTCTGCGGAATTGTTCAGTTAGTAGTCCATAAATGATGGGATTCACACAACCATGCAGAGAGTCAAGGATGTCGGAAAAATGAAATATGATGGTCGAGACTTTCAACCCACGAGCACTTCCAAAGTCGAGTAGAAGCCAAGCAATTTGACCGGGAAGCAAACAAATTACGAACAAGATAACAATAAGGGCCAAAGTCTTTATGACTtgaatattttcttgttttttcctttgtgCCTTTTTCTTCTTCGAGTCGGATAAGGAGCTGTCGGGGACCGTTGTACGGCACAAGTACGTGCCGATTCTCAAATAGGCTACAGCGATGATGAAAAGGGGAAACACAAATTGCATAAGGAAGAGAGCAACTGTATAGGCTTTTTGGTGACTCAATGATGGCCAGTCCTCCTTGCAGTTTCCATTCTCAGCGTTTGCAACTATGGAAAGTGGCAATACAATGAGAAAGGATAAAACCCAAATGAGCGTGATCCAAATGTAAACACTCTTCATCTTAATCTTGCGTTTGTGAGGATTGGTGATTAATCTACAGCGATGGACAGCCATAGATGTTATGGTGAAGATGCTTAAAAAGTAGACGATTGTCAATAGAGGTTTAACAATTCGACAATAATGCAGAGTTTTGTAGATCCCGTTCACTGTCTGGACGATGTTAATTGGCATggtgaaaacaatgaaactgaAATCAGAAATAGCGAGATTTAAGATAAAGAGATCGTAAACAGACCTCTTCTGTTTCTTTCCTGTTGTTACTGCCATCACCAAGCTGTTTCCGACGAATCCCATTACTAGGATACCTATGTAGAAGGCCAACATTGCTTGTCTCTTCGTTTCGCTTGGCAAATCGACGTCTGTGCTGTTCGTCATTTTTTCATTCTCTTCCTGTCTTCCTCATTGTAGGGCTTGGCACAATGAAGTTCAAGACCTCCTTTACAAGGGTGCCTTACCGTTTTCTCGAATTTCAACCTGCAAGCAAATTAAAATTGTT includes:
- the LOC136922625 gene encoding neuropeptide FF receptor 2-like — its product is MTNSTDVDLPSETKRQAMLAFYIGILVMGFVGNSLVMAVTTGKKQKRSVYDLFILNLAISDFSFIVFTMPINIVQTVNGIYKTLHYCRIVKPLLTIVYFLSIFTITSMAVHRCRLITNPHKRKIKMKSVYIWITLIWVLSFLIVLPLSIVANAENGNCKEDWPSLSHQKAYTVALFLMQFVFPLFIIAVAYLRIGTYLCRTTVPDSSLSDSKKKKAQRKKQENIQVIKTLALIVILFVICLLPGQIAWLLLDFGSARGLKVSTIIFHFSDILDSLHGCVNPIIYGLLTEQFRRKYVQYFTYCFTCGRQRHLREPKTQIAENTDNSMISTKRMRRLTCEVAQ